Genomic window (Desulfuromonadales bacterium):
GTTGCGGGTGGAGAAACCGCCCGTCGCCAGGGTGGCGAAGGCATGGCAGAGCGCCTCGTAGAGGTTCATCCCGCCTAGCATCAGCAACACTACCTCGGCAATGGTGAGCAGCACGTAGACCCCCCAGAGCAGCTTGGCGGTGTCCTGGATGCGCGGCTTGAGACGGTCGGCCGTCGGTCCCGGCACTTCGGCCTTGAACAGCTGCATGCCGCCGACCCCGAGCATCGGCAGGATGGCCAGCGACAGCACGATGATCCCCATCCCCCCCATCCAGTGGGTCAGCGCGCGCCAGAAAAGGATGCTCTCGGGCAATGACTCGATATTGGCGAGGATGGTCGAGCCGGTGGTGGTGAAGCCGCTCATCGTTTCGAAGATGGCATCGACGGGCGAGGGGATGGCGCCGCTGAAGAGGAAGGGAAGGGCGCCGAAGAGGGCGTAGAAGCCCCAGCCGAAGGTGACGATGGCGAAGCCTTCGCGCACCGACAGCTCGCGTTTGCTCTGGCATTTCTTGTACAGGGTCAGGCCGGCGACGAAGGAAATCAGGGCGGCGGCGAGAAAGGCGCCGGCCGCGCCGTCGGCGAAGTAGATCGAGAACGGAATGGGGGTCAGCAGGGCGGCGGCGAGAAAGAGGAGCAGGGCGCCGAGGATGCGCAGGGTGAGCAGGGCGTTCATCTATTCGAAGAACCTCTCGACCTTGGCCAGGGCGCCGGGCAGGGCGAAGACCACTACCCGGTCGCCTTCCTGAAGCTGGCTGTCGCCGGTGGGGATCTCGTAGGCGTCCCGATGGACGGTGGCGCCGATAATCGCGCCGGTCGGGAAATGCAGGTCCTTGAGGGGGATGCCGACGATGCCGCTCCCTTTGGGCACCAGGATTTCGAGAACCTCGGCGTTGCTCCCTTCGATGGTGGCCAGCGACAGGACCTCGCCGCGGCGCACGTACTTGAGGATGGCGCCGGCGGCGGCCAGGCGTGGCGAGATGCAGGCGTCGACCCCCAGGGTCGGGGCGAGGTTGAGCAGCTCTGGTTTGTTGACCACCGCCAGGGTGCGGCTGGCGCCGTGCTGCCGGCCGAGCAGGGCGCAGAGGATATTGGTTTCATCGTTGTCGGTAACGGCGATGAAGACATCGGCCGTCTCGATCCCCTCGTCCACCAGGACCTCGACGTCGGTCCCCTCGGCGTGGATCACCATCGTCCGCTCCAGCTTCGCCGCCAGTTTTTCGCAGCGCGCCTCGTCGTGGTCGATCAGCCGGACGTCGAAGCGCATTCGCTCCAGCTCCCGGGCGATGCGCAGGCCGATGCGGCCGCCGCCCAGAATGAAGGCGCGAGGCGTGTGCCTTTTCGTTTCCGTCTCCTCCAGCTTGAGCATGTACTGGATGGCCGGCAGATCTTTCTGGTGGGCGAAGACGAAGATGCTGTCGCCGGCCTGGATGACGTCGTCGCCGCGCGGGATGATGGTGCGTCCGCCGCGGGTGATGGCGGTCACCACGAAGCGGTACATGCCGCGGATATCCCCCAACTCCCGCAGGCTGAGGTCGCACAGCGGGCTCTCCTCGTCGATGCGGTAGCCGAGAAACTGGATCTGCCCCTCGACGAATTCGGCGACGTCGAAGGCGCCGGAGCGGCAGGCAATCTTGACAATCTCGTCGGCGACGGCGTCGTCCGGATTGATCAGCAGGTCGATGCCGAGCTTCTCCTTGGAGAGAACCCCGCCGCCGCCGCTGTACTCGATGCTCTTGACCCGCGCCACCCGGGTACGGACGCCGTACTCGCGGGCCAGCAGGCAGGCAAGGATGTTGACCTCATCGAGGTCGGTGACGGCGATGAAGATGTCGGTCCCCTTGATCCCCGCCTGTTCCAGGGTTTCGGCGCTGGCGCCGTTACCGGCGATGCCGAGGACGTTGAGACGGTCCTGGGCGCGGCGCAGGTTCTCCTGGCTGCGGTCGATGAGGGTGACCTCGTGGCCTTCCAGGGAGAGCCGCTCGCAGAGAAAGTAGCCGACCTGGCCGGCGCCGATGA
Coding sequences:
- the trkA gene encoding Trk system potassium transporter TrkA, producing the protein MKILIIGAGQVGYFLCERLSLEGHEVTLIDRSQENLRRAQDRLNVLGIAGNGASAETLEQAGIKGTDIFIAVTDLDEVNILACLLAREYGVRTRVARVKSIEYSGGGGVLSKEKLGIDLLINPDDAVADEIVKIACRSGAFDVAEFVEGQIQFLGYRIDEESPLCDLSLRELGDIRGMYRFVVTAITRGGRTIIPRGDDVIQAGDSIFVFAHQKDLPAIQYMLKLEETETKRHTPRAFILGGGRIGLRIARELERMRFDVRLIDHDEARCEKLAAKLERTMVIHAEGTDVEVLVDEGIETADVFIAVTDNDETNILCALLGRQHGASRTLAVVNKPELLNLAPTLGVDACISPRLAAAGAILKYVRRGEVLSLATIEGSNAEVLEILVPKGSGIVGIPLKDLHFPTGAIIGATVHRDAYEIPTGDSQLQEGDRVVVFALPGALAKVERFFE